In the Arachis ipaensis cultivar K30076 chromosome B10, Araip1.1, whole genome shotgun sequence genome, one interval contains:
- the LOC107621111 gene encoding protein NRT1/ PTR FAMILY 1.2 codes for MDRHITSNFEIPSGSFGTFMIISVVLWVILYDRVLVPAASLILGRPACLGSKQKIGLGLFSSCVSIASLAIVENIRRGIAIDQGYSEQPQAVVNLSALWLLPRQILDGLAEASACIGQNEFFLAELPQSMSSLASTLGGLGMSLGNLAASFVLSGVDGVTGGGGNESWLSSNINKGHYDYYYAFIFSLCFANFVYFIYCSKAYGPCKGNGKYNFK; via the coding sequence ATGGACCGCCACATCACTTCAAACTTTGAAATTCCTTCAGGCTCCTTTGGAACATTCATGATTATATCGGTAGTACTTTGGGTTATACTCTATGACCGTGTTTTAGTCCCGGCTGCATCGTTGATACTGGGACGGCCGGCATGCTTAGGATCAAAACAGAAAATAGGACTTGGCCTATTTTCATCTTGTGTTTCAATCGCATCATTAGCAATAGTAGAGAACATTAGGCGTGGGATTGCAATCGATCAAGGCTATTCGGAACAACCACAAGCCGTGGTGAACTTGTCCGCCCTATGGCTCCTGCCACGGCAAATCCTTGACGGATTGGCCGAGGCATCAGCCTGCATTGGACAAAACGAGTTCTTTCTGGCCGAGCTTCCCCAATCGATGTCTAGCTTGGCGTCCACGCTAGGTGGCCTGGGAATGTCTCTGGGGAATTTGGCAGCAAGTTTTGTTCTGAGTGGTGTTGATGGTGTTACTGGAGGAGGAGGAAATGAGAGTTGGCTTTCAAGCAACATAAACAAGGGTCATTATGATTACTATTATGCATTCATTTTTAGTTTGTGCTTTGcaaattttgtatattttatttactGTAGTAAAGCTTATGGCCCTTGTAAGGGTAATGGAAAGTATAATTTTAAGTAG
- the LOC107621112 gene encoding protein NRT1/ PTR FAMILY 1.2 encodes MMFIATFGTLFILMGSFPEIEHVVEVPLLSKATSTTSHNHKGGFRTLPFIIANEAFERLASIGLMPNMILYLTREYGMETAAATNFLLLWSAATNFTPLIAALLADSCVGRYSMIAYGSVTSLLGMVLLWSTTMIPRQISNQLTNVYNSTSTMQLLILHSSFALMAIGAGGIRSSSLAFGVDQLSMKDKDGNVKESYFGWYYASVTLSILLGLTGVVYIQETMGWKVGFGIPVILMFISTISFFLASPFYVKLETKKNMVSGLAQVIVASYRNRLVQLNQEYGNLTYYHEKDSILLVPSESLRFLNKACMIRDPSQDLKPDGRPLNPWNLCTVDQVEELKALL; translated from the exons ATGGGAAGCTTCCCAGAGATAGAGCATGTGGTGGAAGTTCCACTTCTCTCCAAGGCCACTTCCACTACTTCCCACAACCACAAGGGTGGCTTCAGAACCTTGCCTTTCATCATAG CAAATGAGGCATTTGAGAGGCTGGCTAGCATTGGACTAATGCCTAACATGATATTGTACTTGACAAGAGAGTATGGGATGGAAACTGCTGCTGCCACCAATTTCCTCTTGTTATGGTCTGCTGCCACCAATTTCACACCCCTCATTGCTGCTTTACTTGCAGACTCTTGTGTCGGTCGATATTCCATGATTGCTTATGGTTCTGTTACTAGCCTGTTG GGAATGGTTCTTCTATGGTCAACAACCATGATTCCAAGGCAAATTTCTAACCAATTAACCAATGTCTATAACTCCACTTCAACAATGCAACTTTTGATCTTACATTCCTCTTTTGCCCTTATGGCCATTGGAGCTGGAGGCATAAGATCATCCTCTTTAGCCTTCGGTGTTGATCAGTTAAGCATGAAGGACAAAGATGGGAATGTTAAGGAAAGTTACTTCGGATGGTACTATGCTTCGGTCACATTGTCGATACTTCTTGGTCTAACTGGTGTTGTTTACATTCAAGAAACCATGGGATGGAAAGTGGGGTTCGGAATTCCTGTTATCTTAATGTTCATATCGACTATATCGTTTTTCTTAGCTTCTCCATTTTATGTCAAGCTAGAGACCAAAAAGAACATGGTGAGTGGGTTAGCTCAGGTCATTGTAGCCTCTTATAGAAATAGACTTGTTCAGTTGAATCAGGAATATGGAAATTTGACATACTACCACGAGAAGGATTCGATTCTCCTAGTGCCAAGTGAAAGTTTGAG GTTTCTCAACAAAGCATGCATGATTAGAGATCCCTCACAAGATCTCAAACCAGATGGAAGGCCTTTGAATCCATGGAATCTTTGCACAGTGGATCAAGTGGAAGAACTAAAGGCACTTCTC